In Physeter macrocephalus isolate SW-GA chromosome 2, ASM283717v5, whole genome shotgun sequence, a single window of DNA contains:
- the CCL20 gene encoding C-C motif chemokine 20 isoform X3: protein MGAVISLGSGRTKGYCCLSGCVLCSSSFDCCLQYTEKILHPKFIVGFTQQLANEACDINAVILYTKRRYAVCADPKKNWVKQAVHMLSQRVKKM from the exons ATGGGGGCTGTCATCTCACTGGGGAGTGGAAGAACGAAAGGTTACTGCTGCCTGTCCGGATGTGTTCTCTGCT CAAGCAGCTTTGACTGCTGCCTccaatatacagaaaaaatccTTCATCCCAAATTTATCGTGGGCTTCACACAGCAGCTGGCCAATGAAGCTTGTGACATCAATGCAGTCAT CTTATACACAAAGAGAAGATATGCTGTGTGTGCAGATCCAAAGAAGAATTGGGTGAAACAAGCAGTGCATATGCTCAG TCAAAGAGTCAAGAAGATGTAA
- the CCL20 gene encoding C-C motif chemokine 20 isoform X1: MMCRSKSLLLAALMSVLLPHLCSKSEAASSFDCCLQYTEKILHPKFIVGFTQQLANEACDINAVILYTKRRYAVCADPKKNWVKQAVHMLSQRVKKM; encoded by the exons ATGATGTGCCGTAGCAAGAGTTTGCTCCTGGCTGCTTTGATGTCAGTGCTGCTACCTCACCTCTGCAGCAAGTCAGAAG cAGCAAGCAGCTTTGACTGCTGCCTccaatatacagaaaaaatccTTCATCCCAAATTTATCGTGGGCTTCACACAGCAGCTGGCCAATGAAGCTTGTGACATCAATGCAGTCAT CTTATACACAAAGAGAAGATATGCTGTGTGTGCAGATCCAAAGAAGAATTGGGTGAAACAAGCAGTGCATATGCTCAG TCAAAGAGTCAAGAAGATGTAA
- the CCL20 gene encoding C-C motif chemokine 20 isoform X2 has translation MMCRSKSLLLAALMSVLLPHLCSKSEASSFDCCLQYTEKILHPKFIVGFTQQLANEACDINAVILYTKRRYAVCADPKKNWVKQAVHMLSQRVKKM, from the exons ATGATGTGCCGTAGCAAGAGTTTGCTCCTGGCTGCTTTGATGTCAGTGCTGCTACCTCACCTCTGCAGCAAGTCAGAAG CAAGCAGCTTTGACTGCTGCCTccaatatacagaaaaaatccTTCATCCCAAATTTATCGTGGGCTTCACACAGCAGCTGGCCAATGAAGCTTGTGACATCAATGCAGTCAT CTTATACACAAAGAGAAGATATGCTGTGTGTGCAGATCCAAAGAAGAATTGGGTGAAACAAGCAGTGCATATGCTCAG TCAAAGAGTCAAGAAGATGTAA